In Nonlabens agnitus, the DNA window TTTACCTTTAGAGGCATCAAATACAAAGTGGACCGTTATGGAGGTCGTTATACCTATGAGCGTGAATTTACTAAAGGCAATGACCTTGTAAAGGATCAGCTTAATAATGATGGGTTCACAAGAAGTATAAGTGACAGCATCGTTTCCTTGCCAGATTCCCTGCGCAGCAGGTACAGCGCCTCACTTAACAGCGTGGTATATTTTGCACAATTGCCCTACAGTCTGGATGGTGATGCGGTAATTCTGGAAAATCTGGGAACGGATCAGATCAATGATCAGGAATATTATCAAATCAAGGTGACCTTTAAAGAAGATGGTGGCGGTGAGGACCATGAGGACGAATTCATTTACTGGATCGATACCACAGATTTTCTCGTGGACTATCTGGCTTATTCTTACTGTGAGGATGATTGTGGATTTCGCTTTCGCGAAAGCGTCAACCGCC includes these proteins:
- a CDS encoding DUF6503 family protein, with the translated sequence MKKIWFSLLSISMLLLTSCEEDAPTAEEIIAKSITAHGADVAANATLDFTFRGIKYKVDRYGGRYTYEREFTKGNDLVKDQLNNDGFTRSISDSIVSLPDSLRSRYSASLNSVVYFAQLPYSLDGDAVILENLGTDQINDQEYYQIKVTFKEDGGGEDHEDEFIYWIDTTDFLVDYLAYSYCEDDCGFRFRESVNRRTIDGIVIQDYNNYRSSNSDPTLEDLDTAFEAGQLVLMSEIKTEFPEVAIKSAP